From a single Heliomicrobium gestii genomic region:
- a CDS encoding ATP-dependent DNA ligase yields the protein MKRPIVPMEPLPHPEPFDHPDFLFQVKWDGIRALAFVIGSDITLQNRKGRDITRTYVDVASQPILRPGNSGIVDGELVVLDDTGKPSFPLILRREQARTEATIRRHTEQYPVRFMAFDLLELNGQALLAYPLHKRLALLQEYLAVSEQAFFTDSHLEEGAAFFHGVKALGLEGMVAKEKNSAYVFGKKHGAWKKIKNYREITCPVIGYTQTQPGRLASLVLGKADDEELTYIGRVSSGLTAKEAELWRQRLVPLPPEKEDRSAPRLKCGLGRKHGPGKPAYTPVFPNHFVHVRYLEWTPDLCLRHPSYLGAAENSKSP from the coding sequence ATGAAACGGCCCATCGTGCCAATGGAGCCCCTTCCCCACCCGGAACCCTTCGATCACCCCGACTTTCTGTTTCAAGTAAAATGGGACGGGATCCGGGCGCTGGCCTTTGTAATAGGCAGCGACATAACCCTGCAGAACCGCAAGGGCAGGGACATCACGAGGACCTACGTCGACGTAGCATCTCAACCTATCCTACGCCCCGGAAACAGCGGCATTGTTGACGGAGAACTGGTCGTCCTCGACGATACAGGAAAGCCTAGCTTCCCCCTCATCCTCCGCCGCGAACAAGCCCGAACAGAAGCCACCATCCGCAGACACACCGAACAATACCCGGTCCGGTTTATGGCCTTTGACCTTCTGGAATTAAACGGACAGGCGCTTTTGGCGTATCCGTTGCACAAACGGCTGGCGCTCTTGCAGGAATACCTCGCTGTCAGTGAACAGGCCTTTTTCACTGACTCCCATTTGGAGGAGGGCGCCGCCTTTTTCCACGGCGTTAAAGCGCTCGGCTTAGAGGGCATGGTGGCTAAAGAGAAAAACAGCGCCTATGTTTTTGGAAAAAAACATGGCGCCTGGAAAAAAATCAAAAACTATCGCGAGATCACCTGTCCGGTCATCGGGTACACGCAAACCCAGCCGGGCCGCCTAGCATCGCTCGTCCTCGGTAAAGCGGACGACGAAGAGCTTACGTATATCGGAAGGGTCAGTTCGGGCTTAACAGCCAAGGAGGCAGAGCTATGGCGCCAACGCCTGGTCCCCCTACCACCGGAGAAAGAGGACCGGAGCGCTCCGAGGCTCAAGTGTGGCCTGGGACGCAAACATGGCCCGGGAAAACCGGCATACACCCCAGTCTTCCCCAACCATTTCGTTCACGTCCGTTATCTGGAGTGGACGCCGGATCTCTGTCTGCGCCATCCTTCCTACCTCGGCGCAGCGGAAAACTCGAAGTCACCCTAG